A genomic segment from Candidatus Omnitrophota bacterium encodes:
- a CDS encoding prepilin-type N-terminal cleavage/methylation domain-containing protein: MNKTNRSFTLIELLIVVAIIGVLAAIAVPNFLNAQLRAKIARVRSDLRSLALAIENYRLDQNAYPWPIRNGQVLSTYNHIACCIELTTPVSYISSVMLEDPFIPRKGWNNTQHAIHPTYVYVSYQGDWGKQWGMASAGVKSLNELPNGFGLTSQGPDDRDSGGVHWPLFIKFKNDPVTANSTLYHPSNGLRSLGDIVRYGGDVPAPATLGGG, translated from the coding sequence ATGAATAAAACCAATCGTTCGTTTACGCTGATCGAATTGCTCATCGTCGTGGCCATCATCGGCGTGCTGGCCGCCATCGCCGTCCCCAATTTTCTCAACGCCCAGTTGCGCGCCAAGATCGCCCGCGTACGCAGCGATCTGCGTTCGTTGGCGTTGGCTATCGAGAACTACCGCCTCGATCAAAACGCCTATCCTTGGCCGATCCGCAACGGCCAGGTATTGAGCACCTACAACCATATCGCTTGTTGCATCGAACTGACGACGCCGGTTTCCTACATTTCCTCCGTCATGTTGGAAGACCCTTTCATCCCCCGCAAGGGGTGGAACAATACGCAGCACGCCATTCATCCGACCTACGTTTACGTCAGTTATCAGGGCGATTGGGGAAAGCAGTGGGGCATGGCCAGTGCGGGCGTGAAATCGTTGAACGAGTTGCCCAATGGCTTCGGTTTGACTTCGCAAGGTCCGGATGACCGCGACTCCGGCGGCGTCCATTGGCCGTTATTTATTAAATTCAAGAACGATCCCGTAACAGCCAACTCAACCCTTTATCATCCCTCCAACGGTTTGCGAAGTCTGGGCGATATCGTGCGATACGGCGGCGACGTTCCCGCTCCAGCGACGCTGGGCGGCGGATGA
- a CDS encoding DNA double-strand break repair nuclease NurA — protein sequence MLSWIDIQKQIERYIERRAQREEEFHRALQKSLQLFRGELSENWIYWRERAANGAYPFLVPGFDEPPACAHPVDPAPSPAILLASDGSQIFPSRHEIAPVALINVSRIRIDYKNFENPPLMESRSSLLLREDFDGLADSEREISFTDLISDKRTLDEMSALADMAEEARSRVVRESQTPLLALTDGSLILWRLAGREFQSYERKIIKRYTESMARLQKADIPLAGYISQPASREAANLLRMIREERCSAETGSEPEPMLTDAVLFSHLLKEGQRSVLFHSRSKILNEYGEQRISSFYLNTGSEIARIEIPQWTAAHREWVDGCAAQCLFQSRLGGGYPIILSEAHECAVVRSADREAFYALLERNLVGQKMRVRYSAKELRKRASIL from the coding sequence ATGCTCTCGTGGATCGATATCCAGAAACAGATCGAACGTTATATCGAACGGCGCGCCCAAAGAGAAGAAGAATTTCATCGCGCTCTGCAAAAATCCTTGCAACTTTTCCGGGGAGAACTCTCGGAAAATTGGATTTATTGGAGAGAACGGGCGGCTAACGGCGCTTATCCCTTTCTGGTTCCCGGCTTCGACGAGCCGCCCGCTTGCGCGCATCCCGTGGATCCGGCGCCTTCCCCCGCCATCCTTCTCGCCAGCGACGGTTCGCAGATTTTCCCCAGCCGCCACGAAATCGCCCCCGTTGCTTTGATCAACGTCAGCCGCATCCGCATCGATTATAAGAATTTCGAAAATCCGCCGCTGATGGAAAGCCGATCCAGTTTGCTTTTGCGCGAGGATTTCGACGGACTCGCCGATTCCGAACGCGAAATTTCTTTTACGGACTTGATTTCCGACAAGAGAACGCTGGATGAAATGTCCGCTCTCGCCGATATGGCCGAAGAAGCGAGAAGCCGCGTCGTTCGCGAATCCCAAACGCCGCTTTTGGCGCTTACGGATGGCAGCCTGATTCTCTGGCGCCTGGCAGGGCGGGAATTTCAATCCTACGAACGGAAAATCATCAAACGGTATACGGAAAGCATGGCGCGGCTGCAAAAAGCCGACATACCCCTCGCTGGATATATCAGCCAACCTGCAAGCCGCGAGGCGGCGAACCTGCTGCGCATGATCCGTGAAGAGAGATGTTCAGCGGAGACAGGCTCAGAGCCGGAACCGATGCTTACGGACGCGGTTCTTTTCTCTCATTTGCTCAAGGAAGGCCAACGATCCGTCCTCTTTCATTCCCGATCCAAAATCTTGAACGAATACGGGGAGCAAAGGATTTCCTCGTTCTATTTAAATACGGGAAGCGAAATTGCAAGAATCGAAATTCCGCAATGGACGGCGGCGCATCGGGAGTGGGTGGACGGTTGCGCCGCGCAATGCCTGTTTCAATCCCGGCTTGGCGGCGGCTATCCCATCATCCTCTCCGAAGCGCATGAATGCGCCGTGGTGCGCAGCGCAGATCGAGAAGCTTTTTATGCCTTGCTCGAACGAAATCTCGTCGGCCAAAAGATGCGCGTCCGCTATTCCGCCAAGGAACTGCGCAAACGGGCATCCATCCTTTAA
- a CDS encoding DUF1080 domain-containing protein, translated as MSKRLSVWVGLSLFLGSCSWFSGDRSLSYQELQGDFADLFDGASLNNWIVMGKPEGWQVANGVIRSEGGKGGEWLRSAKEYDNFILQLEYRVAPGGNSGVFFRCPEQGNPWETGYECQISNEQPPRDDLHCTGTLYGLAAANPRPDESPEIWHGCKIICKNKRILIFIDGQQTVDAEMDKIEAIKDKPMMGYIGLQDSHTGEGMWIEYRNIRIRELNPRGRL; from the coding sequence ATGTCGAAGCGTTTGTCCGTATGGGTGGGTTTAAGCTTATTTTTAGGTTCCTGTTCCTGGTTTTCGGGAGATCGCAGTCTTAGCTATCAGGAATTGCAGGGCGACTTCGCCGATCTTTTCGATGGCGCCAGTCTCAACAACTGGATTGTCATGGGCAAGCCGGAAGGTTGGCAGGTTGCGAATGGCGTTATCCGCAGCGAGGGAGGCAAAGGCGGAGAATGGCTGCGCTCAGCGAAGGAATACGACAATTTCATCCTGCAATTGGAATACCGCGTAGCGCCGGGAGGAAACAGCGGCGTTTTTTTCCGCTGTCCGGAACAAGGCAATCCGTGGGAAACGGGATACGAATGCCAAATCTCCAATGAACAGCCGCCGAGGGACGATTTGCACTGCACGGGAACGCTCTATGGATTGGCCGCCGCCAATCCCCGCCCCGACGAATCGCCGGAAATCTGGCATGGATGCAAGATTATATGCAAAAACAAACGCATCCTGATTTTCATAGACGGCCAACAAACTGTAGACGCGGAGATGGACAAGATCGAAGCGATCAAGGATAAGCCAATGATGGGCTATATCGGATTGCAGGATTCCCACACGGGCGAAGGAATGTGGATCGAATACCGCAATATCCGCATCCGGGAACTGAATCCGAGAGGACGGTTGTGA
- a CDS encoding AAA family ATPase, with amino-acid sequence MIYHLKLENFTAFKSLNVQFSKGINIFIGANGTGKTHILKVIYASCDITKTRDNFAEKINRVFMPSNNHLGRLVKRKNVSKKGSVVVVSRKEENFYSRIRLTFSNQTKDPKSARITRKNDWRLIPIESIFIPVKETLSNAPGFRSLYISREVSFEEVYIDIIDRSLLPVKRGPIDKKRKDILSHLQKIMEGKVSIKNEEFFLRNKQGNLEFMLLSEGMRKLALLWILIQNGVLMKGSVLCWDEPEANLNPKMMKNIVEILLYLQRIGVQIFLATHNYVFLKEFDLQMKKYDQVMFHSLFFDKETNEIQLHSTDKYMEIHPNTIADAFDDLYDREIKRTMEGS; translated from the coding sequence ATGATCTATCATTTGAAATTGGAAAATTTTACGGCTTTTAAATCTCTTAACGTACAGTTTTCTAAAGGAATAAATATCTTCATTGGCGCCAATGGAACGGGGAAAACGCACATTTTAAAAGTAATTTATGCGTCATGCGATATCACAAAAACGAGAGATAATTTCGCAGAGAAAATCAATCGCGTGTTTATGCCTTCCAACAATCATCTGGGAAGATTGGTAAAACGTAAAAATGTCAGTAAAAAAGGAAGTGTAGTAGTAGTATCGCGAAAAGAAGAAAACTTCTATAGTAGAATTCGTCTTACTTTTTCAAATCAAACAAAGGATCCAAAATCGGCGAGAATTACTCGTAAAAATGATTGGCGCCTTATCCCTATAGAATCTATATTTATACCTGTCAAAGAAACCCTTTCCAATGCGCCAGGATTTCGTTCACTCTATATCTCGAGAGAAGTCAGTTTTGAAGAAGTGTACATCGATATCATTGATCGATCGTTATTGCCAGTTAAAAGAGGTCCTATCGATAAAAAAAGAAAAGATATTTTATCGCATCTGCAAAAAATCATGGAAGGAAAAGTATCAATTAAGAATGAAGAGTTTTTTTTGCGGAATAAACAAGGAAATCTCGAATTTATGCTTCTATCCGAAGGAATGAGAAAATTGGCTCTTTTGTGGATTCTCATTCAGAATGGCGTTTTGATGAAAGGTTCCGTTTTATGTTGGGATGAACCGGAGGCGAATTTAAATCCCAAAATGATGAAAAACATAGTGGAAATTCTACTATACTTGCAACGCATCGGCGTTCAGATATTTCTTGCCACTCACAATTATGTATTTTTAAAAGAATTCGACTTACAAATGAAAAAATACGATCAGGTTATGTTCCATTCGCTATTTTTTGATAAAGAAACGAATGAAATCCAATTACACTCAACGGATAAATATATGGAAATTCACCCCAATACGATCGCCGACGCTTTTGACGATCTCTATGACAGAGAAATCAAAAGAACGATGGAGGGATCGTAA
- a CDS encoding sugar-binding protein yields MKMRLIVSLLLIGGFVFSAQSQNPQDVLNFDETLEGPWSDIAKTTISIPKVANGSVKLDGAVSSVEYGGFQAIPVEPGVNAWILNFATTKDWKSQDDSSFSFYAAYDDNFLYVGVDVKDDVVRSNDPNAQFWKDDAVEILIDPLNTRYDYNYDSTNNYYGGHVYFNYEGRFSPWDDSAGIPRAGQTLWSSLAEWYYGEDKEVYGFGKESANGWIMEMKFHKMNFEDPESDFKWVKGEDIAFNIGLDDDDGADLALQYWWANRARAKGANPDSDLWGLLTEEEINSKAYLDPNSSAALWDVGIDAAGRLSPAGAGVFILGEMAAPVREWNLY; encoded by the coding sequence ATGAAAATGAGACTAATTGTTTCGCTTTTATTGATTGGCGGTTTTGTTTTTTCCGCCCAGAGTCAAAATCCACAAGATGTTTTGAATTTTGATGAAACTTTGGAAGGCCCTTGGTCGGATATTGCGAAAACTACGATCTCCATCCCCAAAGTGGCGAACGGATCGGTCAAGTTGGACGGTGCGGTCTCATCTGTCGAATACGGCGGATTTCAAGCCATCCCCGTCGAGCCGGGAGTGAACGCCTGGATTTTAAACTTTGCGACGACGAAGGATTGGAAAAGTCAGGACGATTCCAGTTTCTCCTTCTATGCGGCGTATGACGACAATTTCCTTTATGTTGGCGTGGACGTTAAGGATGACGTAGTGCGCTCCAACGATCCCAATGCGCAGTTTTGGAAAGACGACGCCGTCGAAATCCTCATTGATCCCCTCAATACCCGTTACGATTACAACTACGATTCTACCAATAATTATTATGGCGGGCATGTCTATTTCAATTACGAAGGCCGTTTCTCGCCGTGGGATGACTCCGCTGGCATTCCCCGGGCTGGACAGACGTTATGGTCTTCGCTGGCGGAATGGTATTATGGAGAAGACAAGGAAGTATACGGCTTCGGCAAAGAATCGGCGAATGGCTGGATCATGGAAATGAAGTTTCACAAAATGAACTTCGAAGACCCGGAAAGCGATTTCAAATGGGTTAAGGGCGAGGATATCGCTTTCAACATCGGCCTCGACGACGACGACGGCGCCGACCTGGCGCTGCAATACTGGTGGGCTAACCGGGCGCGGGCCAAAGGCGCCAATCCCGACAGCGATTTATGGGGATTGTTGACGGAAGAAGAGATTAATTCCAAAGCCTATCTCGATCCCAATTCTTCCGCCGCCTTGTGGGATGTAGGTATCGACGCCGCTGGCCGCCTTTCACCCGCCGGAGCAGGAGTGTTTATTCTCGGCGAAATGGCTGCGCCGGTGCGGGAGTGGAATCTATATTGA
- a CDS encoding alpha-galactosidase has translation MHRRRYFSIALVMVLSPAWAVAPNSSEFDAARYVFERYFLEQNATASGFLQVLEQDVPEGITRGQSWRGTPYRIGGKEYSNGVAFNATKRLLINLGGPGERFQSDVGLENNDNTQLGAKSGNGSVRFHVFVKGQEVYASPIMRLQDEAQRVDAALNGADSFEILVDDAGDGRGWDQALWGEATAILKGGGRVRLQDLPWRSDLDYNPFLFSFLYDDQPSQKRLSQWTRRVTETSGGGLRRTVSYADPETKLEIRAEGVLDADFPVMEWVIYFKNNGGADTPILANIQAMDAVLPLPSAGSTRLHWAKGGVASFDDFAPQETALNSKEPFRLHPGGGRSSNQVMPFFNLEGSGGGIVAAVGWSGEWAAEFGQNPNGSAIMKAGMDLTHLRLHPGEEIRTPRMMLLFYKGDRWRGQNLLRQYILARHRPRLNGEPLIAPITNGNWGGTSAEVHLDNIRKIANRSLPIDYYWIDAEWYGQPGVPGTWAVNVGNWNVKKDLYPQGFKPLSDALRQSGRELMLWFEPERVHKGTPWYSEHHDWLFDNGGSSVLFNLGNPEACAFLINFISDKIDEFGLGCYRQDFNIDPLPFWRKADAPDRQGISEIRHIEGLYAFWDELLRRHPGLIIDNCASGGRRIDLETIGRSTPFWRTDGPRDPIAHQCHTFGLLPWVPLSATSQDRAQDDYEFRSSMCSSLCLNWWVSGDAPAERIPEDFPYEWAKNTLNQYREYRKYYYGNFYPVTAYTQSRDAWMAYQLDRPDLGEGLVVILKRPQSPYTAGRLALHELDPEANYQISPFGGKVQETLSGKELMEKGANVALMERPDSALLLYKRID, from the coding sequence ATGCATCGCAGACGGTATTTTTCTATCGCACTCGTTATGGTTCTCTCTCCCGCATGGGCGGTCGCGCCGAATTCCAGCGAATTCGACGCCGCGCGGTATGTTTTCGAGCGCTATTTCCTGGAACAGAATGCCACTGCCAGCGGATTCCTCCAGGTTCTGGAACAAGACGTTCCCGAAGGGATCACCCGAGGGCAAAGTTGGCGCGGGACGCCCTACCGCATCGGAGGCAAGGAATATTCCAACGGCGTCGCCTTTAACGCAACCAAGCGCCTGCTCATTAACCTTGGCGGCCCCGGCGAACGCTTTCAATCCGATGTGGGATTGGAGAACAACGACAACACCCAACTGGGAGCGAAATCGGGAAATGGTTCAGTGAGGTTTCATGTTTTCGTCAAAGGGCAAGAAGTTTACGCCTCGCCTATCATGCGTTTGCAGGACGAAGCTCAGCGCGTCGATGCGGCTTTGAACGGGGCGGATTCGTTCGAGATTCTCGTGGACGACGCGGGCGACGGGCGCGGTTGGGATCAGGCCTTATGGGGTGAAGCAACCGCGATTCTGAAAGGCGGCGGGCGCGTGCGGCTGCAAGACCTGCCCTGGCGCAGCGATTTGGACTACAACCCTTTCCTCTTTTCCTTCCTCTATGACGATCAACCCAGCCAAAAGCGGCTTTCGCAATGGACGCGCCGCGTTACAGAAACCAGCGGCGGCGGCTTGCGCCGCACCGTCTCTTACGCCGATCCGGAAACGAAACTGGAAATTCGGGCGGAAGGCGTTCTCGACGCCGATTTTCCGGTGATGGAATGGGTGATTTATTTTAAAAATAACGGCGGCGCCGATACGCCCATTCTCGCCAATATCCAAGCAATGGACGCGGTTTTGCCCCTTCCGAGCGCAGGCTCAACCCGTCTGCATTGGGCCAAGGGCGGCGTCGCCAGTTTCGACGATTTCGCTCCGCAGGAGACCGCATTGAATTCCAAAGAGCCGTTCCGGCTGCATCCTGGCGGCGGGCGCTCTTCCAACCAGGTCATGCCCTTCTTCAACCTGGAAGGTTCCGGCGGCGGAATCGTCGCCGCTGTGGGTTGGAGCGGCGAGTGGGCGGCGGAGTTCGGTCAAAATCCGAACGGAAGCGCCATCATGAAAGCTGGAATGGACCTGACTCATTTGCGCCTCCATCCCGGAGAGGAAATCCGTACGCCGCGCATGATGCTTTTGTTCTACAAGGGCGATCGATGGCGGGGACAGAATCTATTACGACAATATATTCTGGCTCGCCATCGTCCACGGCTTAACGGCGAGCCGTTAATCGCGCCCATCACCAACGGCAACTGGGGTGGAACATCCGCCGAAGTCCATCTGGACAACATCCGAAAAATCGCCAACCGCTCGCTGCCCATCGATTATTATTGGATCGACGCGGAATGGTACGGACAACCGGGCGTTCCCGGAACTTGGGCGGTCAACGTAGGGAATTGGAATGTGAAGAAAGACCTTTACCCGCAGGGATTTAAACCGCTGAGCGACGCCTTGCGCCAAAGCGGGCGCGAGTTGATGCTTTGGTTCGAGCCGGAACGGGTGCACAAAGGAACGCCGTGGTATAGCGAGCATCACGACTGGCTTTTCGATAATGGCGGCTCCAGCGTTTTATTCAATTTAGGCAATCCCGAAGCCTGCGCTTTCCTGATTAATTTTATTTCTGACAAGATCGACGAATTCGGCCTAGGCTGCTACCGCCAGGATTTCAATATCGATCCCCTTCCCTTTTGGCGCAAAGCCGACGCGCCCGACCGCCAAGGCATTTCCGAGATACGCCATATCGAAGGATTGTACGCATTTTGGGACGAACTATTGCGCCGCCATCCCGGACTCATCATCGACAATTGCGCCAGCGGCGGACGTCGCATCGATCTGGAGACGATCGGACGCAGCACCCCCTTCTGGCGCACCGACGGCCCCCGCGATCCCATCGCCCATCAATGCCATACCTTCGGCTTGCTGCCCTGGGTTCCGCTCAGCGCCACCAGCCAGGACCGCGCTCAGGACGATTACGAATTCCGCAGCAGCATGTGCAGCTCTCTCTGCCTGAATTGGTGGGTGTCCGGCGACGCCCCGGCGGAACGGATTCCGGAAGATTTTCCCTACGAGTGGGCGAAGAATACGTTGAATCAATATCGGGAATATCGAAAATACTATTACGGCAATTTTTATCCTGTGACTGCTTATACTCAATCTCGCGACGCTTGGATGGCCTATCAATTGGATCGCCCCGATCTCGGCGAAGGGCTTGTCGTCATCCTCAAACGTCCCCAAAGCCCCTACACCGCCGGACGGCTGGCGCTGCATGAATTAGACCCGGAAGCGAATTACCAAATCTCTCCCTTCGGGGGAAAGGTTCAAGAAACGCTAAGCGGCAAGGAATTGATGGAAAAAGGCGCAAACGTTGCGTTGATGGAACGTCCCGATTCCGCTTTGCTGCTCTATAAGCGCATAGATTGA
- a CDS encoding type II toxin-antitoxin system HicB family antitoxin yields the protein MRTYTAVVEKYLDTGLFVGYVPGFSGAHSQGETLEELMENLREVIEMLLEDGEPILESEFIGAQNIVVA from the coding sequence ATGCGGACATATACGGCGGTTGTGGAAAAATACTTGGATACAGGATTGTTCGTGGGTTACGTTCCGGGATTTTCCGGAGCGCATTCTCAAGGAGAGACCTTGGAAGAACTTATGGAGAATCTGCGAGAAGTAATTGAAATGTTGCTTGAAGACGGAGAACCAATCCTTGAAAGCGAATTTATTGGCGCTCAGAATATTGTGGTAGCGTAA
- a CDS encoding superoxide dismutase — protein MTFQLPELPYAKNALSPFLSEEQISFHHGKHHAAYINKLNPLVEGKPEANLSLRELVLQSAGGVFNNAAQAWNHEFFWNCLSPNGGGQPSGGLLTAIDRDFGGFDGFKKTYSDAAATLFGSGWCWLASDKGSLTIRALSNADTPLKHGCEPILTLDVWEHAYYIDYRNDRLKYIENFWNAVNWEFASQCFKDSCGCCCS, from the coding sequence ATGACCTTTCAATTGCCGGAACTACCCTACGCCAAGAATGCGCTCAGCCCCTTTCTATCCGAGGAGCAAATTTCGTTTCATCATGGAAAGCATCATGCGGCTTATATCAACAAATTGAATCCGCTTGTGGAAGGCAAACCAGAAGCGAATCTCTCCCTGCGCGAACTCGTCCTGCAATCGGCAGGCGGCGTCTTCAACAACGCGGCGCAAGCGTGGAATCATGAGTTCTTTTGGAACTGCCTCTCCCCCAACGGCGGCGGCCAGCCTTCTGGCGGTTTATTGACCGCTATCGACCGCGATTTCGGCGGATTCGACGGCTTCAAAAAAACTTACTCCGACGCCGCCGCTACGCTTTTCGGCTCCGGCTGGTGCTGGCTCGCTTCCGACAAGGGCAGCCTTACCATCCGCGCCTTGAGCAACGCCGACACGCCGCTCAAGCACGGCTGCGAACCCATCCTCACCCTCGACGTGTGGGAACACGCCTATTACATCGATTACCGCAACGACCGGCTAAAATACATCGAAAACTTCTGGAACGCCGTCAACTGGGAATTCGCTTCCCAATGCTTCAAGGATTCCTGCGGCTGCTGCTGCTCTTAA
- a CDS encoding DUF5010 domain-containing protein, giving the protein MTKGEIMTTRRGWEIILFLSMTVAAAGQTFVPVWNPSDLNQIRSFSSGQKIVGTHYFYWYDYPYHHFFDNGELTDDGLQDHFPVAEAVSFNSPDWHEKQMEDCEAARIDFILPVYWGTVDHYFQYGVIFSIRGLGPLQTAIERRARENRPSPKIGMFYDTSTLLYGVRGVTGKKEKIDLTSGEGKDVFYRTIRDFFYQIHPRHWAAVDGRPLVVLYSSGFAKAHDQGTFDYVYEKFPQDFHGLKPYIIRDVSWGGETEAVTSWGAALGQPYIGAVAAQIGPGYNDSAVPERATPIREREDGNYYRWSWNQVLNSKAKIVLLETWSEMHEGTDICESKEYGRQYINLTREYVEKFKRNEKGGETIELKFPDPRPRPADDWGSEYKDAQSVRAILGGGGKWEGIRLVRSQADGPVEDAELDGVNCTRTMDSNLGYMYFNIADPFYFDEKTPITVEYTYWDSGFTWHELQYDSHDPNATLSGAYKSTAQIVSKKQSKWVTRSIRLNDARFVNRENGGSDFRFAVSGGWLAIKEVVIKKMAGVE; this is encoded by the coding sequence ATGACGAAAGGCGAAATCATGACCACTCGTCGAGGTTGGGAGATTATCCTTTTCTTGTCTATGACAGTCGCGGCGGCGGGACAGACGTTCGTTCCCGTATGGAATCCTTCGGATTTGAATCAAATCCGCTCGTTCTCCAGCGGGCAAAAAATCGTAGGAACCCATTATTTCTATTGGTACGATTATCCTTACCATCATTTTTTCGATAACGGCGAACTCACGGACGATGGCTTGCAGGATCATTTTCCCGTTGCGGAAGCGGTGAGTTTCAACTCGCCCGATTGGCATGAAAAGCAGATGGAAGACTGCGAGGCGGCGCGCATCGATTTTATCTTGCCCGTCTATTGGGGGACAGTGGATCATTATTTCCAATATGGGGTAATTTTCAGCATTCGGGGTTTGGGGCCGCTGCAAACCGCCATTGAACGCCGCGCGAGGGAAAACCGGCCATCACCCAAAATCGGGATGTTCTACGATACGAGCACCCTGCTGTACGGCGTGCGCGGCGTTACGGGAAAGAAGGAAAAAATCGACCTCACTTCCGGCGAGGGAAAAGACGTTTTCTACCGCACTATCCGCGATTTCTTCTACCAAATCCATCCCCGGCATTGGGCGGCGGTGGATGGCAGGCCGCTGGTGGTTTTGTATTCCAGCGGCTTCGCCAAGGCGCATGACCAGGGGACGTTCGATTACGTCTATGAAAAATTTCCGCAGGATTTCCACGGTTTGAAGCCTTATATTATCCGCGATGTATCCTGGGGAGGAGAAACGGAAGCCGTTACCAGCTGGGGCGCGGCCTTGGGCCAACCGTATATTGGCGCCGTCGCGGCGCAAATCGGCCCCGGCTATAACGATTCCGCCGTGCCTGAGCGCGCGACTCCAATCCGCGAACGGGAAGACGGCAACTATTATCGCTGGAGTTGGAACCAGGTCTTGAACAGCAAAGCGAAAATCGTACTTCTGGAAACGTGGAGCGAGATGCACGAAGGAACCGATATCTGCGAATCCAAGGAATACGGACGCCAATATATCAACCTCACTCGCGAATACGTCGAAAAGTTCAAACGCAACGAAAAGGGCGGCGAGACCATCGAACTTAAATTCCCCGATCCCCGCCCCCGGCCCGCCGACGATTGGGGATCCGAATATAAAGACGCTCAATCTGTGCGAGCAATCCTGGGCGGCGGCGGAAAATGGGAAGGCATCCGCCTGGTTCGCAGCCAAGCGGACGGACCGGTGGAAGACGCCGAGCTGGACGGCGTGAACTGTACGCGGACTATGGATTCAAACTTGGGATACATGTATTTCAATATCGCCGATCCCTTTTACTTCGACGAAAAGACGCCGATTACGGTTGAATATACTTATTGGGATAGCGGCTTTACCTGGCATGAATTGCAATACGATTCCCACGATCCCAACGCCACATTGAGCGGCGCCTATAAATCTACAGCGCAAATCGTATCGAAAAAACAATCCAAGTGGGTGACGCGCTCGATCCGCTTGAACGACGCCCGCTTCGTTAACCGCGAAAATGGCGGCTCCGATTTCCGCTTCGCCGTGAGCGGCGGATGGCTGGCGATAAAAGAAGTCGTTATTAAGAAAATGGCCGGGGTGGAATGA
- a CDS encoding glycosyltransferase family 2 protein encodes MRVEAVIPAFNEESSIAKVVAAIPRHCVNRILVVDNNSTDHTAEMARKAGAEVVFESVRGYGSACWRGASEAAQADIILFLDADFSDNPAEIPLLLQPIEENQADLTIGSRTIGQREKGALPLHALFGNRLACFIIRWLFGYRFTDLGPFRAIRADSLKQLNMQDRGYGWTVEMQVKAVKMGLRCREIPVTYRKRIGRSKISGTIGGSVKAGIRILWTIFHAKFRWENS; translated from the coding sequence ATGCGTGTGGAAGCCGTTATTCCCGCCTTTAACGAAGAATCTTCTATTGCGAAGGTCGTCGCCGCCATTCCCCGCCATTGCGTAAACCGGATACTCGTCGTCGATAACAACTCAACGGACCACACCGCCGAAATGGCGCGGAAAGCGGGTGCAGAGGTGGTCTTCGAATCTGTTCGCGGCTATGGAAGCGCTTGTTGGCGGGGAGCGAGCGAGGCGGCGCAGGCGGATATTATTCTCTTTCTGGACGCCGATTTTAGCGACAATCCCGCCGAAATTCCTCTGTTATTGCAGCCGATCGAAGAAAATCAAGCCGATTTGACCATCGGGTCCCGGACGATAGGCCAGCGCGAAAAAGGCGCTCTACCTCTCCATGCGCTCTTTGGAAACCGGCTGGCTTGTTTTATCATCCGTTGGCTTTTCGGTTATCGCTTTACGGATTTGGGACCGTTTCGCGCCATTCGCGCCGATTCGCTGAAACAATTGAATATGCAGGACCGCGGCTATGGGTGGACGGTGGAAATGCAGGTGAAGGCGGTTAAAATGGGTCTTCGTTGCCGGGAAATTCCCGTTACCTACCGCAAACGCATCGGACGTTCGAAAATTTCCGGTACTATTGGCGGCAGCGTCAAAGC